Part of the Eshraghiella crossota genome is shown below.
ACCTTTTAATAGTTCTTGGTGCAAGATTTTCTGACCGTGTAACGGGAGATACAAGCAAATTTGCTTCCAACGCCAGAATTTTGCAGATAGACATTGACCCGGCCGAAATCAATAAGAATATTAAAGTTGATATGTCGATAGTAGGCGATATCAAAGTTGTTCTTGAAGCAATTAATGCAAGGCTAGATAAGGAAAATCACAAAGAGTGGATGAACCATATCTACGAAATGAAAAAAGAATATCCGCTAAGATACAATAAAGATATTCTTACAGGACCATATCTTATGGAGAAGATTTTTGAAGTTACAGACGGTAATGCAATTATTACAACAGAGGTCGGACAACATCAGATGTGGGCTGCCCAATATTATAAATACAAAGAGCCTAGAACTTTCCTTTCATCAGGAGGCCTTGGCACAATGGGCTACGGACTTGGTGCATGTATCGGTGCCAAGTTAGGCCGTAAGGACAAGATTGTTATTAATATCGCCGGAGACGGATGCTTCAGAATGAATATGAATGAATTAGCAACAGCTACCAGATATAACATTCCTATTATTGAAATAATAGTTAATAACCATGTACTCGGAATGGTAAGACAGTGGCAGACACTTTACTATGGTCAAAGATATTCTTATACCGTTCTTGAAGACCAGGTTGATTACGTTAAAGTTGCAGAGGGTCTTGGAGCTAAGGCATACAGAGTTGAGACCAAGGAAGATTTTGAAGCAGCCCTTAAGGACGCCATTGCGATGAATATACCATGCGTACTTGATTGCCATATTGAAAAAGATGATAAGGTATTTCCTATGGTTTCACCGGGAGCATCTTTAATGGAAACATTTGATTGCTAATTAAAATATTATATAAAGGAGGCAGATTCATGAAAAAATCAGCAAAGATATATGCTGTCTTGATTGCCCTTGCATTATTGTTTACGGCAGGGTGCGTAAGAAAAACAGCAGATTCAGATAATGTTGAAAGCAGTAATGAACTGCCTTCATTTATTTCTGAGACCACAACAACAGCTAATGATGAAGTCAGTACCGAAAAAGAAACCGGTACAACGGGTGAAAACGAGCCGGAAGAGCAGACAACGGATACCGTGGTAATACCGGAAACAACGGCACATACAACGCCACAGATAACCCAACAGACAACTCCTGCGAGGGAGAATGTGACTACCCGTGCCACAGAGCCGACACCTGCCACACAGACTGAGACTAAAGGACAGGAGAATGTTCCTGCAACCAAGCCTGCTGCGCATGATACGTCAGCATATCCGGCCTACAGCAGTTCCAATAATTACTCCGAACTTACAAAATCATACAGTAATGTGACGGAAGATGATATTAATACGATTAACAGTATTCTTAACAGTATAATTAAGCCCGGAATGACCGAAACAGAGAAGATAAGAACTGTTCATAACTGGATAGTATGCAACACAACATATAATGATAACTACTATGACAGAGGTGACAGTTTCAATCATGTAAGTAATCTTTTAAATAATAAGACAGGTGTATGCCAGGGGTATTCTGTTACTTTTTATATATTTATGAAACAGATGGGTATACCATGTACACTGGTAATGGGGAAAACAGATAATGTGTCCCATGCGTGGAATGCTGTGAAATTAGACGGAAACTGGTATTATATTGACGTTACATGGGATGACCCTGTAGTAAACGGGACAAGTAACTATCCCGGAGGAGACAATATCTCTTATGAGTATCTTCTTTGTACCTACAATCATATATCCATGACACATAAAGAAGATAATTACATCGGAACAACACCTCTTCCAAACGGAATATCTAATGATTATAATGATTTAATGTACAGAATGTCAGGATTTACCAATGTTATGAGAGTGAATTCTTCAGAAGAACTTGCAGACAGACTGCAGGGATTTATGAATAAATCGGGTAAATATGCGATTATTCTGGAAAATGAAAATATTACCATGAATGATGGTGTTGACGCGGTTAAGAATTACCTTAAGAATCTTAACAGAGGATATAGTGTATCCATATCATATAGTACCAATTTATTGGCAGTTACAGTAGATTTTACATAAAAAAACAGGCATTGCTGCCTGTTTTTTTAATCTTCAAATGGTCGTATTCTGTATTTAACACCAAGCCGGTCACAAATTGCCTGACATTCTTTTTCTTCTTCATGGGTGATAGTTGTTTCAACCGTTGTCATAACAACATTAGGCACATATTTTACGGCTTCTTTTGCAAAATCAAGCATTGCATCATAAGAAATATCACCGAAACGGCTTCTTACAAGTTCATGGTATCTTTCCTTGTTAGGTGTATTAAGGCTTATTGAAACAGTATCAATAAGACCTTTTAACTCAGGGGTAATGTCCCTGCCGCATACGAGATTGCCAAGTCCGTTTGTATTAATTCTTGTCGGCTTATTAAAGTTGTCCTTCACATATCTGGCAACTCTTAACAATACGTCTATTCTTTCAGTTGGTTCACCGAAGCCACAGAATACAACTTCCTTGTATTTGTTAAGGTCGAATTTGCTGAATTCTGCGATTACCTCTTCGTAAGATGGCTCTCTTTCAAGCCACAAAACACCTGAATTTTCCATATGGTCCCTGGTCTGTCTTAAACAGAAAGTGCAGGAACATGGACATTTGTTGGTAAGATTAACATATAAATTATCATGTACTTCATATAGTATAGTCATATTGGTCAACTCCTGTTATTATTAGTTACATTTTAAGGTATGAAGAACTTCTTCAAAGCATACACCGTCAGTAGGCGGAATGTCAAAGGTTTCCGTAACTTCGATACATTTTTTAACAAAAGAAGAGGCTCTTTTTACGGATTCCCTGAAATCAATGTCATGTACCGCATCTGCCGCAATTATTGCTGAAAACACATCACCGGTGCCGGAACGGACATGACCGACCCTCTTTTGCCTTGTTGTATAAATACCTTTGCCGGTGTCATATATATAGTTGGTAAGAAAAATACCGCTGTCTATTCCTGTTATTACAATCTTTTTTGCACCGTATTCGGCAATCTTCATAAGCAGGGCTTCATAATCTTTTTTTACGAATGTTTCAGGTGTGTACGGAGTATCTGTGAGAATACATGCTTCCGTCAGATTCGGGGTAAGGATATCGGCATATTTTACAAGATCTTTCATTGCCATACACATATCATCCGTATAGGTTGGATAAGGTTTACCATTGTCTCCCATAACCGGGTCTATTATGACCTTTGTATCATCCGAGCGGAAATCATGGATAAAATCCTGCACAATTTCTATCTGTTTTCTTGAACCTAAAAAACCTGACAGGATACCTTTAAAACGTAAATCAAGTTTTTTCCAGTTACTTATATATTCTTCCATGTTGTGGGTGTAATCTTCAAAAAAATATTCTTTGAAACCTGTATGGTTAGAAAAAACAGATGTGGGAACGGCACAGCATTGTATTCTGAGCTGCGAAATTATAGGAAGGGAGACTGCAATAGAGCATCTCCCAAATCCTGAAAAATCATTTATAACGGCGATTTTATTTTGCCTATTGTGATCGGTCTGATTCATAAATTCTCCTCAGTCCTGCCTTTTTTGCTGCAAACCAGAGTACGGCAAACAATACAACGTTGGCTGCGTATTCAAGGGCAAGTCCCGGAATCTGGGTGAATCCCGCATAGAGACTTCCGGCTATGATAGCGCCTACAAAAGTATAACCTGCAAAAGGTATAAGCATTGAAATTATTGCCGCAAAAATATATTTAAGGCTGAACTTATCAAATAATTTTATTAAACCATAAAATGCAAGTGGCATGAGTACTTTTATAATCAGTGTTGGAAACGCCCATACAGGCATTGATAATAAATCGGCGATTGCAGAACCGACGCCGCCTATGAACAGTCCGTAAGGACATGGCATTACATAGCAGAACAGCAAAATAATGCAGTTTCCTATATTAAAATATCCGAGTGGTATCGGAATCTGGATAAATCTTGTCACAAGACATACTATGGCTGTGAAAACAGAAGCCAGGCATAAATTTTTTGTTGTCATTTTATTTACTTCCTTAAAATTTTTATGTGTATTTCTGTTTCCATGAAAACACTATGATAATACCATTCGGGTGGATTGATTTAAAGTACCAGATTTTAATAATTATAACATACCAGAATGAAAGACTTTTATATACACTTTTATGCACAAATGCCAATTGTCTATTGACTGAATATTTTTTTTGACGTAAAATAAACACTATATTGTTTTAGAAGACAAAAGGAGGCACACGAAAGTGGGACGTATTTACAATTTTTCAGCGGGCCCGGCCGTTTTACCGGAAGAAGTATTAAGAGAAGCAGCAGATGAGATGCTTGACTACAAAGGATCCGGGATGTCGGTTATGGAAATGAGCCACAGATCCAAGGTATACGACAATATCATTAAGGAAGCAGAAGCAGATTTAAGAGAGATTATGAATATACCTGACAATTATAAGGTACTTTTCCTTCAGGGCGGCGCATCACAGCAGTTCGCAATGATTCCTATGAATCTTATGAAGAATAAGAAGGCAGGATACATTGTAACAGGACAGTGGGCTAAGAAAGCATATCAGGAAGCTAAGATTTATGGTGAGGCTATTGAACTTGCATCATCGGCAGATAAGACATTTTCGTACATACCTGATTGTTCAGACCTTGATATACCTGAGGATTGTGATTACGTTTATATCTGTGAGAACAATACAATTTATGGTACAAAGTATAAGGAACTTCCTAATACTAAGGGACACACACTTGTTGCAGATGTATCATCATGTTTCTTGTCAGAACCTGTTGATGTAACAAAGTACGGCGTTATCTATGGCGGTGTCCAGAAGAACATCGGACCGGCAGGTGTTGTTATTGTTATTATCAGGGATGACCTTATTACAGAGGATACACTTCCCGGAACACCTACAATGCTCAAGTATAAGATTCATGCAGATAATGACTCATTATATAATACACCACCTGCTTATGGCATCTATATCTGCGGTAAGGTATTCAAGTGGATTAAGAAGATGGGCGGCCTTACAGCAATGAAGGAACGCAACGAAAAGAAAGCAGCCATACTTTATGATTTCCTTGACCAGAGCAAATTATTCAAGGGAACAGTAGTTCCTAAGGATCGTTCATTAATGAATGTTCCTTTTGTTACAGGTAATGAAGAACTTGATGCCAAGTTTGTTAAAGAAGCTAAAGAAGCAGGCTTTGAGAACCTTAAAGGACACAGAACTGTGGGCGGTATGAGAGCCAGCATTTATAATGCAATGCCAATAGAAGGTGTTCAGAAGTTAGTTGAATTTATGAAAAAATTTGAAGAAGAAAATGCATAAAGAAATAACTGCTCGGGTGTATTGCCCGGGTAGTGTTTTATAGAAGGAGATAAGATGTTCAAATATAATTGTTTAAATGCTATTTCAGAGGCTGGGCTTAAGTCTTTAAGCTCTGATTTTGTAAAGACAGATGATGTTAATGAAGCAGAAGCCATTCTTGTAAGAAGTGCGGCTATGCACGATATGGAATTTTCAGATAACCTTCTTGCAGTAGCAAGAGCAGGTGCCGGTGTCAATAATATTCCTCTTGATAAATGTGCCGAAAAGGGTATTGTGGTATTTAATACTCCCGGTGCCAATGCTAACGGCGTTAAAGAGCTTGTTATTGCAGCAATGATTCTTACATCAAGAAATCTTATTGCAGCTAATGGCTGGGTTAATGAGAATAAAGATGATGAGAATATAGGAAAGACAATGGAAAAGGCAAAGTCTAAGTTTGCCGGAAGAGAAGTTAAAGGCAAAAAGCTTGGCGTAATCGGACTTGGAGCAATCGGTGTACTTGTTGCCAACGCAGCATCTTCACTCGGTATGGAAGTAATCGGATGTGATCCATTCCTTTCAGTTCAGAATGCTCTTAATCTTTCAAGAAAAGTTAAGCTTGTAAAAGAAAGAGATGAAGTATTCAGAACATGTGATTATATCACAGTACATGTGCCATTGCTTGATGATACTAAGGAAATGATTAATGCCGATACAATTTCAATGATGAAAGACGGTGTTATCATTCTTAACTTTGCAAGAGATCTTCTTGTTAAAGAAGATGCAGTAATCGAAGGACTTGCAAGCGGCAAGATTGCCGGATATGCTACAGACTTCCCATCAGTTAAGCTTGCTAATACAAAGGGAGTAGTTGCATTCCCACATCTTGGAGCATCTACAACAGAGTCAGAAGATAACTGTGCTGTAATGGCTGCTGCAGAAATTACAGATTACCTTGAAAATGGTAATATAAGAAATTCCGTTAATTTCCCGGCATGTGATATGGGCGTATGTTCACAGGCAGGAAGAATCGCTGTTCTTCATAAAAATGTACCTAATATCATCAGTGGATTAACTACCGTATTCGGTCAGAGCGGAATTAACATTGATAAGATGATGAACCAGAGCAG
Proteins encoded:
- a CDS encoding phosphoglycerate dehydrogenase codes for the protein MFKYNCLNAISEAGLKSLSSDFVKTDDVNEAEAILVRSAAMHDMEFSDNLLAVARAGAGVNNIPLDKCAEKGIVVFNTPGANANGVKELVIAAMILTSRNLIAANGWVNENKDDENIGKTMEKAKSKFAGREVKGKKLGVIGLGAIGVLVANAASSLGMEVIGCDPFLSVQNALNLSRKVKLVKERDEVFRTCDYITVHVPLLDDTKEMINADTISMMKDGVIILNFARDLLVKEDAVIEGLASGKIAGYATDFPSVKLANTKGVVAFPHLGASTTESEDNCAVMAAAEITDYLENGNIRNSVNFPACDMGVCSQAGRIAVLHKNVPNIISGLTTVFGQSGINIDKMMNQSRGEYAYSIIDIDKAGAKDIADEIATKEGILKVRVIK
- a CDS encoding pyridoxamine kinase, which codes for MNQTDHNRQNKIAVINDFSGFGRCSIAVSLPIISQLRIQCCAVPTSVFSNHTGFKEYFFEDYTHNMEEYISNWKKLDLRFKGILSGFLGSRKQIEIVQDFIHDFRSDDTKVIIDPVMGDNGKPYPTYTDDMCMAMKDLVKYADILTPNLTEACILTDTPYTPETFVKKDYEALLMKIAEYGAKKIVITGIDSGIFLTNYIYDTGKGIYTTRQKRVGHVRSGTGDVFSAIIAADAVHDIDFRESVKRASSFVKKCIEVTETFDIPPTDGVCFEEVLHTLKCN
- a CDS encoding transglutaminase domain-containing protein, encoding MKKSAKIYAVLIALALLFTAGCVRKTADSDNVESSNELPSFISETTTTANDEVSTEKETGTTGENEPEEQTTDTVVIPETTAHTTPQITQQTTPARENVTTRATEPTPATQTETKGQENVPATKPAAHDTSAYPAYSSSNNYSELTKSYSNVTEDDINTINSILNSIIKPGMTETEKIRTVHNWIVCNTTYNDNYYDRGDSFNHVSNLLNNKTGVCQGYSVTFYIFMKQMGIPCTLVMGKTDNVSHAWNAVKLDGNWYYIDVTWDDPVVNGTSNYPGGDNISYEYLLCTYNHISMTHKEDNYIGTTPLPNGISNDYNDLMYRMSGFTNVMRVNSSEELADRLQGFMNKSGKYAIILENENITMNDGVDAVKNYLKNLNRGYSVSISYSTNLLAVTVDFT
- the serC gene encoding 3-phosphoserine/phosphohydroxythreonine transaminase, which translates into the protein MGRIYNFSAGPAVLPEEVLREAADEMLDYKGSGMSVMEMSHRSKVYDNIIKEAEADLREIMNIPDNYKVLFLQGGASQQFAMIPMNLMKNKKAGYIVTGQWAKKAYQEAKIYGEAIELASSADKTFSYIPDCSDLDIPEDCDYVYICENNTIYGTKYKELPNTKGHTLVADVSSCFLSEPVDVTKYGVIYGGVQKNIGPAGVVIVIIRDDLITEDTLPGTPTMLKYKIHADNDSLYNTPPAYGIYICGKVFKWIKKMGGLTAMKERNEKKAAILYDFLDQSKLFKGTVVPKDRSLMNVPFVTGNEELDAKFVKEAKEAGFENLKGHRTVGGMRASIYNAMPIEGVQKLVEFMKKFEEENA
- a CDS encoding TIGR04100 family radical SAM protein, whose translation is MTILYEVHDNLYVNLTNKCPCSCTFCLRQTRDHMENSGVLWLEREPSYEEVIAEFSKFDLNKYKEVVFCGFGEPTERIDVLLRVARYVKDNFNKPTRINTNGLGNLVCGRDITPELKGLIDTVSISLNTPNKERYHELVRSRFGDISYDAMLDFAKEAVKYVPNVVMTTVETTITHEEEKECQAICDRLGVKYRIRPFED
- a CDS encoding ECF transporter S component; the protein is MTTKNLCLASVFTAIVCLVTRFIQIPIPLGYFNIGNCIILLFCYVMPCPYGLFIGGVGSAIADLLSMPVWAFPTLIIKVLMPLAFYGLIKLFDKFSLKYIFAAIISMLIPFAGYTFVGAIIAGSLYAGFTQIPGLALEYAANVVLFAVLWFAAKKAGLRRIYESDRSQ
- the ilvB gene encoding biosynthetic-type acetolactate synthase large subunit, producing MQLTGSQILIECLKEQGVDTVFGYPGGAILNVYDELYKHSDEIKHILTSHEQGASHAADGYARATGKVGVCFATSGPGATNLVTGIATAYMDSVPVVAITCNVGVPLLGKDSFQEIDIVGVTLPITKHNFIVKDVNKLADVIRDAFRIAKEGRPGPVLIDIPKDVTAKMADYEYKTPVVPEANKNIDSNEIAEAIDMIKKARKPFVFVGGGSIISGASAEIAEFVEKVDAPVCDTLMGKGAFDGTSERYTGMLGMHGTKTSNFGVMECDLLIVLGARFSDRVTGDTSKFASNARILQIDIDPAEINKNIKVDMSIVGDIKVVLEAINARLDKENHKEWMNHIYEMKKEYPLRYNKDILTGPYLMEKIFEVTDGNAIITTEVGQHQMWAAQYYKYKEPRTFLSSGGLGTMGYGLGACIGAKLGRKDKIVINIAGDGCFRMNMNELATATRYNIPIIEIIVNNHVLGMVRQWQTLYYGQRYSYTVLEDQVDYVKVAEGLGAKAYRVETKEDFEAALKDAIAMNIPCVLDCHIEKDDKVFPMVSPGASLMETFDC